A stretch of the Pseudorasbora parva isolate DD20220531a chromosome 13, ASM2467924v1, whole genome shotgun sequence genome encodes the following:
- the LOC137038768 gene encoding putative helicase mov-10-B.1, with protein MVNRKNKLSNADLRAVGFDFIELLEESHRRNITDRSHLKRIYNDEFRHRDGVRDPNFSSVLFVLRNCRKARVTKTAVYFNGNVRVRPHDQWDRPHRRQQNQAAPHLSNGGSLPPASAQGPDPPPGPEAGVRGRRRLGKDILHRLSSSERSMFIADKHGVRVFSELQIEDGKIQLYVDREEVYELKLFVENTGQEAVHFTYYGALHWLQCFTLEDSRKVTRNNPLRLEPREKYEVTLKFTSVHMGVNSAILAFEFKENTQSESRPFHIVRFIEAEYRSDSELAAQLGPTEPFRPQRLETYEPMRCNIDEGFQPESTTQNFLKFVVPLEFYRLPFYISDLVEVLKENRPVPSYKKEFQIQKSLLENDLDFLNYVKRFDLLLYLEEDQMRLDIKRYNKKDVSMVKDHVNKRLLVLELPGVSENRPSVLRGDHLLLTKSEELQLPTVTKYKGYVHKVELDQVKLGFSRRMLDSFIDNMKFHVEFTVNRLPLQLQHRAVHMAVQHNLRDVLFPVGSRAGTPVSPPALRLFDQQLEKNPEQKTAVCNIVAGTSKPAPYLVFGPPGTGKTVTIVEAIKQVERNIPGAYILACAPSNSAADQLCEKLIISQHVDARKIYRLYASSRNPKDIPQVLRNNSNAEGEMIIFPCKEDLMSYKILVSTLVTAGRLVSGGFPVDHFSHIFVDEAGHAVEPETIISVAGLLNAETGQLVLAGDPKQLGPILRSPFAIKYGLGLSLLERLMTQNELYQKGTSGYDNRYVTKLLRNYRSHPSILKVPNELFYDGELLPCADEISSNQYCNWEHLPKRGFPVIFHGVVGKDDRESNSPSFFNISEINIIVDYLKKLLLTQAKKGIAKISPKEIGIIAPYRKQVEKIRKAIQIHKELKSCMSIEELKVGSVEEFQGQERKVIIVSTVRSSKEHFTLDETFNIGFLKNEKRFNVAVTRAKALLIMVGNPIILQTDTTWGRFINFCQDQKGYIGYDISNLEGTEEVIDRLIALNIHQETRVETEESVVQQFENPEWRHEH; from the exons ATGGTAAACAGAAAAAACAAGCTTTCTAACGCTGACTTGCGCGCTGTTGGATTTGATTTTATAGAGCTGCTGGAGGAAAGCCACAGGAGAAACATTACTGATAGAAGCCATCTCAAACGCATCTACAATGACGAGTTCAGACACAG GGATGGAGTCAGAGACCCAAACTTCTCTTCAGTCCTCTTTGTACTGAGAAACTGCCGCAAAGCGCGCGTCACCAAAACAGCTGTTTACTTTAACGGAAAT GTCCGAGTGAGGCCACATGATCAATGGGACAGACCCCATCGTAGACAGCAAAACCAAGCTGCTCCCCACCTGAGTAATGGTGGCTCACTACCGCCCGCTAGTGCGCAGGGTCCTGACCCACCGCCAGGACCAGAGGCTGGAGTCAGAGGGAGGAGAAGACTCGGAAAAGACATCCTGCACCGACTGAGCAGTTCAGAGAG GTCTATGTTTATAGCTGATAAGCATGGGGTGCGGGTGTTCTCAGAGCTGCAAATAGAGGATGGCAAGATCCAGTTGTATGTGGATCGGGAAGAAGTTTATGAGCTGAAGCTGTTTGTGGAGAACACGGGTCAAGAGGCAGTGCATTTCACATACTACGGTGCTCTTCACTGGCTGCAGTGTTTCACTCTGGAAGACAGCAGGAAAGTCACACGCAATAATCCACTCCGTCTGGAACCAC gtgaaAAGTATGAGGTGACCTTGAAATTCACATCAGTTCATATGGGAGTTAATTCAGCCATTCTGGCGTTTGAATTTAAGGAAAATACCCAGTCTGAAAGCCGTCCTTTCCACATTGTGCGCTTCATTGAGGCAGAGTACAGGTCTGACTCTGAGCTTGCTGCTCAGCTGGGTCCTACAGAACCATTCAGACCTCAAAGGCTTGAGACCTATGAGCCAATGAGGTGCAACATAGATGAGGGCTTTCAACCTGAGAG TACTACCCAAAACTTTTTGAAATTTGTGGTGCCACTCGAGTTTTACCGTCTTCCTTTCTACATCTCTGACTTAGTCGAGGTCTTGAAAGAGAACCGTCCTGTCCCGAGTTACAAAAAAGAGTTCCAGATACAAAA GTCACTACTTGAGAATGATCTGGATTTTCTGAACTACGTTAAGCGGTTTGATTTACTGTTGTACCTGGAGGAGGATCAGATGCGCCTGGACATCAAGAGATATAACAAAAAAGATGTGTCCATGGTGAAGGACCATGTGAACAAACGACTACTTGTCTTAGAG CTCCCTGGTGTATCAGAGAACAGGCCATCAGTCCTGAGGGGAGATCACCTGCTTCTCACCAAGAGTGAAGAGCTCCAGCTCCCAACGGTGACCAAATACAAGGGCTACGTCCACAAAGTGGAACTAGATCAGGTCAAACTTGGCTTCTCCAGAAG GATGCTTGACAGTTTTATAGATAATATGAAGTTCCACGTGGAGTTCACGGTGAATCGTCTCCCATTACAACTGCAACACAGAGCTGTACACATGGCGGTCCAGCACAATCTCAGAGATGTGCTGTTCCCTGTGGGCTCAAGGGCTGGGACCCCTGTGTCTCCACCTGCACTGAG GCTCTTTGATCAACAACTTGAGAAGAACCCTGAACAGAAAACTGCAGTATGTAACATCGTGGCCGGTACGTCCAAGCCGGCACCGTACTTGGTGTTTGGACCTCCTGGCACTGGTAAAACCGTCACGATAGTGGAGGCCATCAAACAG GTGGAGAGGAATATACCCGGTGCCTATATCCTAGCTTGCGCTCCATCTAACAGCGCAGCTGATCAACTGTGTGAAAAGTTGATCATTAGTCAACATGTGGATGCACGTAAAATATACAGACTCTACGCCAGCTCACGCAATCCAAAAGACATCCCTCAAGTCTTACGG aaCAACAGTAATGCGGAGGGAGAGATGATTATTTTCCCATGTAAAGAGGATTTGATGTCCTACAAGATCCTGGTCAGCACTCTAGTCACCGCTGGCAG GCTGGTCAGTGGGGGCTTTCCTGTGGATCATTTTTCTCACATCTTTGTGGATGAGGCAGGACATGCTGTGGAGCCAGAGACCATCATCAGTGTGGCAG GACTGCTGAATGCAGAGACCGGGCAGCTTGTTTTGGCTGGAGATCCCAAGCAGCTGGGGCCTATCCTGAGATCACCCTTTGCCATTAAATACGGACTGG gTCTTTCACTGCTGGAGAGGCTGATGACACAGAATGAACTTTACCAGAAAGGTACTTCAGGATACGACAACCGTTATGTCACCAAACTGCTGCGGAACTATAG GTCTCATCCATCTATTCTGAAGGTTCCTAATGAGTTGTTCTATGATGGGGAATTGCTTCCGTGTGCAGATGAGATCAGCTCCAACCAGTACTGCAACTGGGAGCACCTGCCTAAAAGA GGATTTCCTGTGATTTTCCATGGAGTGGTTGGAAAAGATGACAGAGAGTCAAACAGTCCTTCCTTTTTCAACATCTCTGAAATCAACATTATCGTAGACTACCTGaagaagctgctcctgacaCAGGCCAAGAAGGGCATTGCAAAAATCTCCCCCAAAGAGATTGGCATTATCGCCCCCTACAGGAAACAG GTGGAAAAAATCAGGAAAGCCATTCAGATTCACAAGGAGCTTAAATCCTGCATGAGCATTGAAGAGTTGAAG GTTGGATCCGTGGAGGAGTTTCAAGGCCAAGAGAGGAAAGTGATCATTGTGTCAACTGTTCGCAGCAGCAAGGAACACTTCACTTTGGATGAAACATTCAATATTGGCTTTCTCAAAAATGAAAAG AGATTCAATGTGGCAGTGACGAGAGCAAAAGCCCTGCTGATCATGGTGGGAAACCCCATCATTCTACAAACAGACACAACCTGGGGCAG GTTTATTAATTTTTGCCAGGATCAGAAAGGTTATATTGGATATGATATTTCCAACTTGGAGGGAACAGAGGAAGTTATTGATCGTCTGATTGCTCTAAACATCCACCAGGAGACCAGAG